A region of the Methylobacterium nodulans ORS 2060 genome:
CGCAAGTCGTTCGGGTTGTCGAAGCGCATGCCCCGGGTGATGGCGCCGGTCAGGAAGCCCTGGCCGAGCGGACCCCAGGCGACGAGGCCGATGCCGAGCTCCTCGCAGACCGCGAACTTCGTCGTCTCGGGCTCGCGCATCCAGAGCGAGTAGTGGTCCTGGATCGCCGCGACCGGCTGGACCGCGTGCGCGCGCCGGATGCTGTCGGCGCTCGCCTCGGACAGGCCGAGGTGCCGGACCTTGCCTGCGGCAACGAGGTCCCTCACCGCGCCCGCCACATCCTCCATCGGCACGGAGGAGTCGACCCGGTGCTGGTACAGGAGGTCGATGCGGTCGGTGCGCAGGCGCTCGAGCGAGGCATCCACGACCACCCGGATGTGCTCGGGCCGGCTGTTGAGGCCGACCATCTCGCCCGTCTCGTTGATGTCGAAGCCGAACTTCGTGCAGACCAGGACACGGTCGCGCACCGGCTGCAGGGCCTCGCCGACGAGATCCTCGTTGGCGAAGGGGCCATAGGCTTCG
Encoded here:
- a CDS encoding aldo/keto reductase, whose translation is MKMRKLGRSGLEVSAISLGCMGLSFGLGPATDRGEAIRVIRTAVDRGVTLFDTAEAYGPFANEDLVGEALQPVRDRVLVCTKFGFDINETGEMVGLNSRPEHIRVVVDASLERLRTDRIDLLYQHRVDSSVPMEDVAGAVRDLVAAGKVRHLGLSEASADSIRRAHAVQPVAAIQDHYSLWMREPETTKFAVCEELGIGLVAWGPLGQGFLTGAITRGMRFDNPNDLRKDFPRFTPEALEANFKVVDFLKDLAARKNATPARIALAWLLAQKPWIVPIPGGTRIEHLDDNLPAADLDLTSEDLREIDAAFAAIDIKGAPLSEALDAAIDR